The sequence below is a genomic window from Sneathiella marina.
TGGCGGTGTTGCCGTTGCGGTTACAATTGGCGGTGCCGGCGCGACTTTCTGGCTGATTGTGGCTGGATTTCTGGGAATGTCGACGAAGTTTGTCGAATGTACCCTGGGCGTGAAATATCGCACGGATAATCCGGATGGATCCGTCTCAGGCGGCCCGATGTACTATATGCGAAAAGGTTTCGAAGAAAGAGGCATGACTGGCTTTGGCAAGTTTGTAGGCACTTTCTACGCCATTGGTATCTTTATAGGGGCCTTGGGCATTGGCAACATGTTCCAGTCAAATCAGGCTTATGTTCAGCTGAATACTGTGGCGGGAGGTGCGCTGGATGGTTTGGGCTGGCTCATCGGCCTGATTTTGGCAGCCGTTGTCTTTGCGGTCATCGTCGGCGGCATCAAATCCATCGCCCGCGTGACGGAAAAGATTGTGCCCTTTATGGCAATCTTCTACTGCCTGTTTGCGATTATTGTCATTTTAATGAACTACGCGTCCATACCTGAAGCAATTGCCAACATCTTTACGGGCGCCTTTACCGGCGAAGGTGTCACGGGCGGGGCTATCGGTGCGCTGATCATCGGCTTCCAAAGAGCCGTGTTCTCCAATGAAGCGGGGATTGGGTCAGCCTCCATCGCTCACTCCGCAGTACGAACGCCTGAACCCGTCACCGAAGGATATGTATCCTTGCTTGAGCCCTTTATCGATACAATCGTCATCTGTACCATTACGGCTCTGGTCATTGGCACCAGCCAGGTTGCCGATCCGAGTTTTGCGGGAGAGGCCACCGGGGTTGCCATGACATCAGCAGCCTTTGAGCGCCAGATCAGCTGGTTCCCGTTACCGCTGGCTTTTGGTGCGTTACTCTTTGCGTTCTCAACGATGATTTCATGGTCCTATTATGGGCTCAAGGGTTGGACTTATTTGTTTGGCGAAGCCCAAATGGGGCAAACCATATACAAACTTATATTCTGTGCGTTTGTCGCCATTGGCTGCATGGTGCAACTGGGGCCAATCCTGGATATCTCCGATGCTTTGGTCTTTCTGATCTGCGTGCCAAATATCCTCGCCTTGTACTTTCTGGCGCCAATCGTACGGCGAGAGATGTTAAGTTACAGAGCGAGATTGAAAACTGGTGAAATCAAGCGGTACAAGCACTAAGGGGTCCCACGCAAGCGAGACAGGGGGCGAGAAGCGGCTGTGCGACGGGGAGGGGGAGTGATCATAGGTGACGGCCAGTTACCTGCCTCCAGGATAATCCGGCCTGTCAGACAAACCTCTTCGGAGAAAGTTCGGTTGTCGACACGCCCCTGGTTTTCAGGTCCTCGGGCAAATCTCCGCCAGACGCCAGCGCTGCAGAAACCCGACCCATGGAGGGGGCGGTCTGAATTCCATAGCCCCCCTGTCCGGCCAGCCAGAAAAACCCTTGCACTTGCGGATCAAAACCAACGACCGGTGTTTTGTCAGCAACAAAAGATCGCAACCCGGCCCAGCTTCGGATAACGCGCTTGATCTCAAGAGTTGTCGCCTGCTGTAAACGATCAATAGCGATGGCAATATCCAGCTCTTCGGGCTGTACGTCACAGGGTTCCATCGGTGTTTCATCGGCAGGTGATCCCATCAGACCACCACTTTCAGGCCGAGCATAGAATTCTTCATCAATATCGATAAAAGCAGGCCAGTGACTAAACCTCATGTCCTCTGGGCCATCAAAAATAATGCCTGTCCGGCGCTTGGGTTGCAGACCAATGCGCTTTGCGCCAGCCAGGTCCGCCAGCTTATCACACCAGGCTCCTGCCGCAT
It includes:
- a CDS encoding alanine/glycine:cation symporter family protein, producing the protein MIRLFVTLTTFFLYILPANAGFDETINELTAPVASFVGSVVFFKISVLGAQLPLVVLWLVVGAVFFTLYLGFVNISGFKHAIQLVRGDYADPDSPGEVSHFQALATAVSGTVGIGNIGGVAVAVTIGGAGATFWLIVAGFLGMSTKFVECTLGVKYRTDNPDGSVSGGPMYYMRKGFEERGMTGFGKFVGTFYAIGIFIGALGIGNMFQSNQAYVQLNTVAGGALDGLGWLIGLILAAVVFAVIVGGIKSIARVTEKIVPFMAIFYCLFAIIVILMNYASIPEAIANIFTGAFTGEGVTGGAIGALIIGFQRAVFSNEAGIGSASIAHSAVRTPEPVTEGYVSLLEPFIDTIVICTITALVIGTSQVADPSFAGEATGVAMTSAAFERQISWFPLPLAFGALLFAFSTMISWSYYGLKGWTYLFGEAQMGQTIYKLIFCAFVAIGCMVQLGPILDISDALVFLICVPNILALYFLAPIVRREMLSYRARLKTGEIKRYKH